From a single Nostoc edaphicum CCNP1411 genomic region:
- a CDS encoding S-layer homology domain-containing protein translates to MRQLSITLSLMALLQSLPAIAQVPETTSGIPSDSIQQVTAVKWMTNFPDGKFYPERLLSRAELASIMVKAFRLDKREAVNKANLTVPDVPRSYWAFNDIQTVLKTDIMKGYRGNEFFPNQKVTRAEALAIFAQAYGVFQFPDDAVNEILASYPDEKSIPTWARKAIATVATEGFLNTDAQGNISPLKPVTRGDMAYVLSKYLQRQQQQPETPEVPVIPNSPQSP, encoded by the coding sequence ATGCGTCAGCTTTCAATTACTCTATCTTTAATGGCACTACTACAAAGTTTGCCAGCAATTGCTCAAGTACCAGAAACTACTTCTGGAATCCCATCTGATTCAATTCAACAGGTAACTGCTGTCAAATGGATGACAAACTTTCCCGATGGCAAGTTTTATCCAGAAAGGTTACTGAGTCGAGCAGAATTAGCGTCGATTATGGTAAAAGCATTTCGCCTAGATAAAAGAGAAGCTGTTAACAAAGCAAATTTAACTGTTCCAGATGTTCCTCGTTCTTATTGGGCATTTAATGATATACAGACAGTCTTAAAAACTGACATCATGAAAGGCTATCGAGGCAATGAATTCTTCCCTAACCAAAAAGTGACAAGGGCAGAAGCTCTTGCTATTTTTGCCCAGGCTTATGGTGTATTTCAGTTTCCCGATGACGCGGTAAATGAGATTCTGGCTTCATATCCAGATGAAAAGTCTATCCCAACTTGGGCTAGAAAGGCGATCGCTACAGTAGCTACCGAGGGATTTCTTAACACAGATGCTCAAGGCAATATTTCCCCATTAAAACCTGTTACCCGTGGGGATATGGCTTATGTCTTGAGTAAATATTTGCAACGACAACAGCAACAACCCGAAACACCAGAAGTTCCGGTTATTCCAAATAGCCCACAATCACCTTAG
- the rpiA gene encoding ribose-5-phosphate isomerase RpiA, producing the protein MTTTDPVKLMKQEVGKAAAALVKSGSIVGLGTGSTTAYTIQFLGDRLKTGELKDIIGIPTSFQSEVLAKQYGVPLATLDAIDHIDIAIDGADEVDPQKNLIKGGGAAHTREKVVDYLAEQFIVVVDSGKLVDRLGSSFAVPVEVIPMAITPVTNAIKKLGGKPELRMGVKKAGPVITDQGNFVLDVRFDSIEDPVSLEKTLNNIPGVLENGIFVNCVDLVLIGEVKDGQPLVRQL; encoded by the coding sequence ATGACAACAACAGATCCCGTAAAGTTGATGAAGCAAGAAGTTGGCAAAGCCGCCGCCGCCCTAGTCAAGTCGGGTTCGATTGTGGGGTTGGGTACGGGGTCAACTACAGCATATACGATTCAGTTTTTAGGCGATCGCCTAAAAACTGGTGAACTCAAAGATATTATAGGCATACCCACCTCGTTTCAGTCAGAAGTGCTGGCGAAGCAGTACGGTGTCCCTCTCGCCACCTTAGATGCTATTGACCACATCGATATTGCCATTGATGGCGCAGATGAAGTCGATCCACAGAAAAATTTGATTAAAGGCGGTGGTGCAGCACATACCCGCGAAAAAGTCGTAGACTACCTGGCAGAACAGTTCATCGTCGTGGTAGACAGTGGAAAATTAGTAGACCGCTTGGGTTCTAGTTTCGCTGTGCCTGTGGAAGTGATTCCAATGGCAATTACTCCAGTAACCAATGCCATCAAAAAACTCGGTGGCAAACCAGAACTCCGCATGGGTGTAAAAAAAGCTGGGCCAGTAATCACTGACCAAGGAAACTTTGTCTTAGATGTCAGATTTGACTCTATTGAAGATCCAGTCAGCCTAGAAAAGACATTGAATAACATTCCCGGCGTTCTGGAAAATGGTATCTTTGTTAACTGTGTCGATTTAGTTTTGATTGGTGAAGTCAAAGATGGCCAGCCATTAGTGCGGCAACTGTAA
- a CDS encoding GNAT family N-acetyltransferase, protein MSANEISLRPAQEIDAWVLSAIHIAAIKALPATFYTQKELLAWRNYRDKPDGSNILKSMKVETFWVAIEGDVVMGFASFIVDELIGLYVHPKYQGKGIGRALVQHFCDEATVQGVDKVITTASLYAEGFYLRLGFTAIQRAPHYLRSGIVVPVTKMSKTLETSN, encoded by the coding sequence ATGAGCGCTAACGAAATATCTCTTCGACCTGCCCAAGAAATAGATGCGTGGGTGCTGAGTGCAATTCATATTGCTGCTATCAAAGCTCTGCCTGCAACTTTCTACACCCAAAAAGAACTTTTAGCTTGGCGTAATTATCGCGACAAACCTGATGGTTCAAATATCTTGAAGAGTATGAAAGTGGAAACTTTCTGGGTTGCGATCGAGGGAGATGTGGTTATGGGTTTTGCTAGTTTCATTGTTGATGAACTCATTGGATTGTATGTTCATCCTAAATATCAAGGTAAAGGGATTGGGCGGGCTTTAGTTCAACATTTTTGTGACGAAGCAACCGTTCAAGGTGTGGATAAGGTAATTACAACTGCTAGCCTTTATGCCGAAGGATTTTATTTACGACTGGGATTTACTGCCATCCAAAGAGCACCTCATTATTTAAGGAGTGGGATAGTTGTTCCAGTTACTAAAATGAGTAAAACATTAGAGACTTCCAATTAA
- a CDS encoding transposase, with amino-acid sequence MTLDKLKQFRTGIYTILGKAKDALFDLMDAVLVTRSVYSFAELSVSPVFRRKWSSTYEAIQDGEPPRTELMKLYIKQQSVREQIVLAGDHTAWARPDARTLRERTFEHQAHPMSGAKPVTIGQGYSTIAIIPETEGSWALPLLHERITSFENPIQKAAAQLKLVCENLPTRPISLWDAEYGCASFVKQTADIAADKLMRVRSNRLLYGAPPVYRGHGRPRIHGDKFKVNDSTTWWTPDQSLEINDSKMGQMCIRLWCNLHFQQSAKHSMNLIQIQRTDELGGGEDKTFMVSVGWS; translated from the coding sequence ATGACATTAGATAAGCTTAAACAATTCCGCACAGGAATATACACCATCCTGGGCAAAGCCAAAGATGCTTTATTTGACCTGATGGATGCAGTGTTGGTAACACGTAGTGTTTATTCATTTGCAGAATTATCGGTAAGTCCAGTATTTAGAAGAAAGTGGTCTAGTACCTATGAAGCAATACAAGACGGTGAGCCACCCAGAACAGAATTAATGAAGTTGTATATAAAACAACAGTCAGTTAGAGAACAAATAGTCTTAGCAGGAGATCATACAGCTTGGGCAAGACCTGATGCGCGCACACTTCGAGAACGAACTTTTGAGCATCAAGCCCATCCAATGTCAGGGGCAAAACCAGTAACAATAGGACAAGGTTACAGCACCATAGCAATAATTCCAGAAACAGAAGGCAGTTGGGCATTACCGTTATTACATGAACGGATTACAAGTTTTGAAAACCCGATTCAAAAAGCTGCGGCACAACTAAAACTTGTTTGTGAAAATTTGCCAACACGTCCGATTAGCTTGTGGGATGCGGAATATGGCTGTGCAAGTTTTGTCAAACAAACTGCCGACATTGCCGCAGATAAATTAATGCGCGTGCGTTCTAATCGACTACTCTATGGTGCGCCGCCAGTTTATCGAGGTCATGGTCGTCCGAGGATTCATGGTGATAAGTTCAAGGTGAACGACTCAACTACATGGTGGACACCCGACCAAAGTTTAGAGATTAATGATTCCAAAATGGGGCAGATGTGCATCCGTCTGTGGTGTAATCTGCATTTTCAACAGTCTGCTAAACACTCAATGAATCTGATTCAAATCCAGCGAACTGATGAATTGGGGGGAGGCGAAGACAAAACCTTTATGGTTAGTGTGGGTTGGAGTTGA
- a CDS encoding TetR/AcrR family transcriptional regulator yields MNKIIRSSALTRTRLIEAASQVFASLGVQGATTREIARVAGVNEVTLFRHFASKEQLLGAVMENALALQTQALAHPEAWTQDLKIDLRQYAHLYNSMLEVQEDLIRTFIGEAKRHPEAAKQVIQEAAKPLGEKLVAYLQSSQRRGAVRADIDPFPAVDMFTGMLLAGMLCRSAKFNQSSYSCEEYIETCVDIFVRGISVAPSQL; encoded by the coding sequence ATGAATAAAATTATCCGTTCATCAGCTCTTACCCGTACACGTTTGATAGAAGCCGCCTCGCAGGTATTTGCTAGTTTAGGTGTTCAAGGAGCAACTACCCGTGAAATAGCTCGTGTTGCTGGTGTCAATGAGGTGACTTTATTTCGCCATTTTGCTAGCAAAGAACAACTTCTAGGAGCAGTAATGGAAAATGCCTTGGCACTCCAGACACAAGCCCTTGCACACCCCGAAGCGTGGACACAGGATTTGAAAATTGATTTAAGACAATATGCCCATCTTTACAATAGTATGCTAGAGGTACAGGAAGACTTAATTCGTACCTTCATTGGGGAAGCCAAACGTCATCCAGAGGCAGCCAAACAAGTGATTCAAGAAGCTGCCAAGCCTTTAGGGGAAAAACTGGTAGCTTACCTGCAATCGAGTCAGAGACGAGGCGCTGTCAGAGCAGATATTGATCCATTTCCGGCAGTCGATATGTTTACAGGAATGCTGCTAGCTGGAATGCTATGTCGCAGTGCAAAATTTAATCAAAGTAGCTATAGCTGTGAAGAATATATCGAAACCTGTGTAGATATTTTTGTGCGCGGTATCAGTGTTGCTCCCTCTCAGTTATGA